From the genome of Chlorocebus sabaeus isolate Y175 chromosome 2, mChlSab1.0.hap1, whole genome shotgun sequence, one region includes:
- the APCDD1L gene encoding protein APCDD1-like — protein sequence MLAAMLPYACVLVLLGAHTALVAGEAGGSRLRWEPRCQPPLPDRVPSTAILPPRLNGPWISTGCEVRPGPEFLTRAYTFYPSRLFRAHQFYYEDPFCGKPAHSLLVKGKVRLRRASWVTRGATEADYYLHKVGIVFHSRRALLDVSGRLNQTRAGRDCARRLPPARAWMPGALYELRSARAQGDCLEALGLSMHELSLVRVQRRLQPQPRAAPRLVEELYLGDIHTDPAERRHYRPTGYQRPLQSALHHVRPCPACGLIARSDVHHPPVLPPPLALPLRLGGWWVSSGCEVRPAVLFLTRLFTFHGHSRSWEGYYHHFSDPACQQPTFTVYAAGRYTRGTPSTRVRGGTELVFEVTRAHVTPMDQVTTAMLNFSEPRSCGGAGAWSVGTERDVTATNGCLPLGIRLPHVEYELFKMEQDPLGQSLLFIGQRPTDGSSPDTPEKRPTSYQAPLVLCRGEAPDFSRPPQHRPLLQKHPSTGGLRVAPLPLLPLVLGLAFLYWL from the exons CCCACACCGCACTggtggctggggaggctgggggcaGCCGCCTGCGCTGGGAACCCCGCTGCCAGCCGCCTTTGCCAGATAGAGTGCCCAGCACTGCAATCCTGCCCCCACGCCTCAATGGACCTTGGATCTCCACGGG CTGCGAGGTGCGCCCAGGACCGGAGTTCCTGACCCGTGCCTACACCTTCTACCCCAGCCGGCTCTTTCGAGCCCACCAGTTCTACTACGAGGACCCCTTCTGCGGAAAGCCTGCCCACTCGCTGCTCGTCAAGGGCAAAGTCCGCCTGCGCCGGGCCTCCTGGGTCACCCGGGGAGCCACCGAGGCCGACTACTACCTGCACAAGGTGGGCATCGTCTTCCACAGCCGCCGGGCCCTGCTCGACGTCTCCGGGCGCCTCAACCAGACCCGCGCCGGCCGGGACTGCGCGCGGCGGCTGCCCCCGGCCCGGGCCTGGATGCCCGGGGCGCTGTACGAGCTGCGGAGCGCCCGGGCCCAGGGGGACTGCCTGGAGGCGCTGGGCCTCAGCATGCACGAGCTCAGCCTGGTCCGCGTGCAGCGCCGCCTGCAGCCGCAGCCCCGGGCGGCGCCCCGGTTGGTGGAGGAGCTGTACCTGGGGGACATCCACACCGACCCGGCCGAGAGGCGGCACTACCGGCCCACCGGCTACCAGCGCCCGCTGCAGAGCGCACTG CACCACGTGCGGCCGTGCCCAGCCTGTGGCCTCATTGCCCGCTCTGATGTGCACCACCCACCCGTGCTGCCGCCCCCTCTGGCCCTGCCCCTGCGCCTGGGCGGCTGGTGGGTCAGCTCGGGATGCGAGGTGCGCCCAGCGGTCCTGTTCCTCACCCGGCTCTTCACTTTCCACGGGCACAGCCGCTCCTGGGAGGGGTATTACCATCACTTCTCAGACCCAGCCTGCCAGCAGCCCACCTTCACCGTGTATGCCGCCGGCCGCTACACCAGGGGCACGCCGTCCACCAGGGTCCGCGGCGGCACCGAGCTGGTGTTCGAGGTTACACGGGCCCATGTAACTCCCATGGACCAGGTCACCACGGCcatgcttaacttctctgagccacgCAGCTGTGGGGGTGCAGGGGCCTGGTCCGTGGGCACTGAGCGGGATGTCACAGCCACCAATGGCTGCCTGCCGCTGGGCATCCGGCTCCCACACGTGGAGTATGAGCTTTTCAAGATGGAGCAAGACCCCCTCGGGCAAAGCCTGCTCTTCATCGGACAAAGGCCCACCGATGGGTCAAGTCCTGATACCCCAGAGAAACGCCCCACCTCCTACCAAGCACCCTTGGTGCTCTGTCGGGGAGAAGCCCCCGACTTCTCCAGGCCTCCGCAGCACCGGCCATTGCTGCAGAAGCACCCCAGCACAGGGGGTCTTCGCGTAGCCCCCCTCCCACTTCTGCCCCTAGTTCTAGGGCTGGCTTTCCTCTACTGGCTATGA